A stretch of Halodesulfovibrio sp. MK-HDV DNA encodes these proteins:
- a CDS encoding substrate-binding domain-containing protein, giving the protein MKKLLSTKEVAQYLGVNEKMIYTLISEKNLPATKATGKWLFPAHLVEQWVEARTMNFPEHVPTNSAMEKTLIIAGSNDMLVDYAMKIYMQENEGSYAAFCNLGSLGGIRAVHNGAAHIATSHLMDRDDSDYNFSFTQNEMQEPPAVVNFSFREQGYIVAKGNPKKIKKHQRHRIRQRYRC; this is encoded by the coding sequence ATGAAGAAGCTTTTATCCACGAAAGAAGTTGCGCAATACCTTGGTGTAAACGAAAAGATGATCTACACACTCATCTCTGAAAAAAATTTACCGGCCACCAAAGCTACCGGAAAATGGCTGTTCCCCGCACACCTTGTGGAACAGTGGGTTGAAGCCCGCACTATGAACTTTCCTGAACACGTGCCTACAAACTCTGCTATGGAAAAAACGCTCATTATCGCAGGCAGTAATGATATGCTTGTTGATTACGCTATGAAAATTTACATGCAGGAAAACGAAGGCTCCTATGCCGCGTTCTGCAATCTCGGCAGCCTTGGTGGAATCCGCGCAGTGCACAACGGCGCAGCACATATCGCCACAAGCCATCTTATGGATAGAGACGATAGTGACTACAACTTCTCCTTTACCCAAAATGAAATGCAGGAACCACCTGCAGTTGTGAACTTCTCCTTTCGCGAACAGGGATACATCGTTGCGAAAGGAAATCCAAAAAAAATTAAAAAGCACCAAAGACATCGCATCCGGCAACGTTACCGTTGTTAA
- a CDS encoding substrate-binding domain-containing protein, protein MRKEIQKKLKSTKDIASGNVTVVNRTAGTGTRLLFDAELAAAGAEGKTIPGYDNCVARHIDVGFEIINGNAEAGLGIRAVARSLNLDFIPVQWERYDLIIPKSRYFDKNIQAFISLLRDPRIIAHAEKLGGYDLKRSASVIYPGEAGAPE, encoded by the coding sequence TTGCGAAAGGAAATCCAAAAAAAATTAAAAAGCACCAAAGACATCGCATCCGGCAACGTTACCGTTGTTAACCGTACCGCCGGCACAGGCACCAGACTGCTTTTTGATGCAGAGCTAGCCGCAGCCGGAGCGGAAGGTAAAACCATTCCCGGATACGACAACTGTGTGGCTCGTCATATTGATGTAGGATTCGAAATCATCAACGGTAACGCAGAGGCAGGGCTTGGTATCCGCGCAGTTGCACGTTCACTGAACCTCGATTTTATTCCAGTGCAGTGGGAACGGTATGATCTCATCATTCCTAAATCCCGCTATTTCGACAAAAACATTCAGGCATTCATCAGCCTGTTACGTGACCCACGGATAATCGCACACGCTGAAAAGCTTGGCGGGTATGATTTAAAACGCTCCGCAAGCGTCATTTACCCAGGCGAAGCCGGGGCACCTGAATAA
- the lgt gene encoding prolipoprotein diacylglyceryl transferase, which translates to MLTYPIIDPTVFSIGPLSIHWYGLMYLFGFLSAWLLGRYRASKPTNVWSAELVDDLVTFCVLGVVLGGRLGYVLFYDLSFYISNPQQIFAIWNGGMSFHGGLLGVIICFGLFARKNKMTLFEIGDFFAPMVPPGLFFGRMGNFINAELWGRTTDAATGMVFPGGGPLPRHPSQLYEAGLEGILLFIILWGFSAKPRPTRAVSGLFLIFYGLFRFIVEFFREPDPQLGFIAFNWLTMGMLLCVPMVLFGFYLLSLAYKRNQYPTDRK; encoded by the coding sequence ATGCTTACATACCCAATCATAGACCCGACGGTCTTTTCTATCGGCCCCCTCAGTATACACTGGTACGGCCTGATGTACCTTTTTGGCTTCCTGTCCGCATGGCTGCTGGGCAGATATCGTGCCTCCAAGCCAACGAACGTTTGGAGCGCAGAACTGGTCGACGACTTAGTCACATTTTGCGTGCTCGGCGTTGTGCTCGGCGGCAGGCTCGGCTACGTACTTTTTTACGATTTGTCGTTCTACATTTCCAACCCTCAACAAATATTCGCTATATGGAACGGCGGCATGTCGTTCCACGGCGGCTTACTCGGCGTCATCATTTGTTTCGGACTCTTTGCCCGTAAAAACAAAATGACACTCTTTGAAATTGGTGACTTTTTTGCGCCTATGGTTCCTCCGGGATTATTTTTCGGAAGAATGGGCAACTTCATCAACGCAGAGCTATGGGGCAGAACAACAGACGCAGCAACTGGAATGGTTTTTCCCGGTGGCGGCCCACTGCCGCGCCATCCATCCCAGTTGTACGAAGCAGGATTGGAAGGCATACTGCTGTTCATCATCCTGTGGGGATTTTCTGCTAAACCTCGCCCTACTCGCGCTGTTTCCGGATTATTTCTTATTTTCTACGGACTGTTCCGTTTTATTGTAGAATTTTTCCGCGAGCCTGACCCACAGCTAGGCTTTATCGCCTTCAACTGGCTCACTATGGGAATGCTGCTATGCGTGCCTATGGTGCTTTTTGGTTTCTATCTTCTTTCGCTTGCTTACAAACGAAATCAATATCCTACGGATAGAAAATAA
- the infA gene encoding translation initiation factor IF-1, with the protein MAKEEAIEVDGTVQEALPNAMFKVELSNGHKVLAHISGKMRKYYIRILPGDTVKVELSPYDLTRGRIVYRSK; encoded by the coding sequence ATGGCTAAGGAAGAGGCCATTGAAGTTGATGGCACAGTGCAGGAAGCATTACCTAATGCAATGTTTAAAGTAGAGCTGAGCAACGGCCACAAGGTGCTTGCTCATATTTCTGGTAAAATGCGTAAATATTACATTCGCATTCTGCCTGGAGATACGGTTAAAGTGGAGCTTTCTCCATACGATCTTACCAGAGGGCGGATTGTTTACCGCAGTAAATAA
- the pruA gene encoding L-glutamate gamma-semialdehyde dehydrogenase gives MDTQLEAKIVERGKEFFTSISGEAPSIFNKGWWTGKVMDWAMKNDDFKVQLFRFVDVFPYLNTSESLSRHIREYFSGDDHEVPSVLKWGAGKASFGGKLTAKIMEKTIRSNIENMGRQFIVGQNTKEAVKGLAKLRKEGFTFTVDLLGEATVSEEEADAYRDGYLEVLDAIAEEQSKWKAHAGEGGDGNMDWGFTPKVNVSIKPSALYSQAKPVDIEGSVQGIYKRLEPIYRKVIEMGAFLCIDMESLKYREITLELYRRLRSAQEFRHYPHLSIVLQAYLRSTEHDAEQLVQWARTEQLPIAVRLVKGAYWDMESVLAKQNNWDFPVWMYKPESDIAFERVTKILLENHDIVYFACGSHNIRSISATMEMANSMNVPEDRYEFQVLYGMAEPVRKGLLKVAGRVRLYCPYGDIIPGMAYLVRRLLENTANESFLRQSFADGAEVTRLLENPQISLDRELAARPEPKPEELVDGLPIFKNDAMIDFTIPRCRTAFPNAISKIRSEAGGIIPLYINGKEVITDDVIPTTNPADYTEKLADVCQAGTEEIDAALEAASTAFLTWRNTPAKERAECLLKAAELARERQYELSAWQVLEIGKQWDQAFHDVGEGIDFLEYYAREMLRLDKPRKMGRAPGEHNQLFYQPKGVAAVISPWNFPFAIAIGMCSAAIVTGNPVVYKPASISSRVGYNLVEIFREAGLPDGVFNYCPGRSSVMGDYLIEHPKVSMICFTGSMEVGLRIQNKASVVQPDQFQCKRVIAEMGGKNAIIIDDDADLDEAVLHVVYSAFAFQGQKCSACSRVIVLDPIYDRFIERLVKACQDIKIGRSEDPENYMGPLADASCQTTVMDYIKLAEEEGTILLKREDHPAEGAYVPLTIVGDIKPDDRIAQEEIFGPVLAILRAASFDEALDIANGTRFALTGGVFSRSPEHLEQARKEFRVGNLYLNRNNTGALVERQPFGGFKMSGVGSKTGGPDYLLQFLDPRVVTENTMRRGFAPIEEDDDWI, from the coding sequence ATGGATACACAGCTAGAGGCGAAGATTGTTGAACGGGGTAAAGAGTTCTTCACCAGCATTAGTGGCGAGGCTCCATCTATTTTTAATAAGGGATGGTGGACCGGTAAAGTCATGGACTGGGCTATGAAGAATGACGACTTCAAAGTTCAGCTATTCCGTTTTGTAGACGTATTTCCTTATCTGAACACTTCGGAGTCGCTGTCCCGTCATATTCGCGAATACTTTTCCGGTGATGACCATGAAGTTCCATCCGTTCTTAAATGGGGTGCAGGCAAAGCAAGTTTTGGCGGTAAACTTACCGCTAAAATTATGGAAAAAACCATCCGCTCCAACATTGAGAACATGGGACGCCAATTTATTGTTGGTCAAAACACCAAAGAAGCAGTGAAGGGGCTTGCAAAGCTACGCAAGGAAGGCTTTACCTTTACCGTCGACTTACTCGGTGAAGCAACCGTGAGCGAAGAAGAAGCTGACGCGTACCGTGACGGTTACCTTGAAGTACTTGATGCAATCGCTGAAGAGCAGTCTAAATGGAAAGCACACGCCGGCGAGGGCGGCGATGGAAACATGGACTGGGGATTCACACCAAAAGTTAACGTATCTATTAAACCTTCTGCACTCTATTCTCAGGCAAAACCTGTTGATATTGAAGGCTCTGTCCAAGGCATCTACAAACGCCTTGAGCCTATTTACCGTAAAGTTATTGAAATGGGTGCATTCCTGTGCATTGATATGGAATCGCTCAAGTACCGCGAAATTACTTTAGAGCTGTACCGTCGTTTACGTAGCGCTCAAGAATTCCGCCATTATCCACATCTTTCTATCGTATTACAGGCATACTTACGCAGCACAGAACATGACGCTGAACAGCTTGTTCAATGGGCACGTACAGAACAGCTTCCTATCGCAGTCCGTCTGGTAAAAGGCGCATACTGGGATATGGAATCCGTACTGGCTAAACAGAACAACTGGGATTTCCCAGTATGGATGTACAAGCCGGAATCTGACATTGCATTCGAACGTGTCACCAAGATTCTGCTCGAAAACCATGACATCGTATACTTTGCCTGTGGTTCCCATAACATTCGCTCCATCTCTGCCACAATGGAAATGGCAAACTCCATGAACGTGCCTGAAGACCGGTACGAATTCCAAGTACTCTACGGCATGGCAGAACCTGTCCGTAAAGGCCTGCTCAAAGTAGCTGGTCGTGTACGCCTTTACTGCCCGTACGGTGATATCATACCGGGTATGGCGTACCTTGTTCGTCGTCTTCTCGAAAATACAGCGAACGAGTCTTTCCTTCGCCAGTCTTTTGCTGACGGTGCTGAAGTCACACGCCTTCTTGAAAATCCACAAATATCCTTAGATCGAGAGCTTGCCGCACGTCCTGAGCCTAAACCGGAAGAACTTGTAGACGGTCTGCCGATTTTCAAAAACGACGCCATGATCGACTTTACAATTCCACGCTGCCGTACCGCGTTCCCGAATGCTATCAGCAAAATACGCAGTGAAGCAGGCGGCATTATTCCGCTCTACATTAACGGCAAAGAAGTTATTACTGACGACGTTATCCCGACAACAAACCCAGCTGACTACACAGAAAAACTTGCTGACGTATGTCAGGCTGGAACAGAAGAAATTGATGCAGCACTCGAAGCCGCAAGCACAGCATTTCTCACTTGGCGTAATACGCCAGCAAAAGAGCGAGCAGAATGTCTGCTTAAAGCCGCAGAGCTTGCACGCGAACGTCAATACGAGCTGTCAGCATGGCAGGTTCTGGAAATTGGTAAGCAATGGGATCAGGCATTCCACGATGTTGGCGAAGGTATCGATTTCCTCGAATACTACGCCCGCGAAATGCTGCGTCTCGATAAGCCGCGCAAAATGGGACGTGCTCCGGGTGAACACAACCAGCTCTTCTACCAACCAAAAGGGGTAGCAGCTGTTATCTCGCCATGGAACTTCCCGTTTGCAATCGCAATAGGCATGTGCTCCGCTGCCATCGTGACAGGTAACCCTGTCGTCTACAAACCTGCATCCATATCATCACGCGTTGGCTACAACCTTGTAGAAATCTTCCGTGAAGCCGGACTACCGGATGGCGTATTCAACTACTGCCCGGGTCGAAGTTCCGTTATGGGTGACTACCTCATCGAGCATCCAAAAGTATCCATGATCTGTTTCACAGGTTCCATGGAAGTTGGTTTACGCATCCAGAACAAAGCATCTGTCGTTCAACCAGACCAGTTCCAGTGCAAGCGCGTTATCGCTGAAATGGGCGGCAAAAACGCCATCATCATTGATGACGATGCCGATCTCGATGAAGCAGTGCTGCACGTGGTTTACTCTGCCTTTGCTTTCCAAGGACAAAAGTGTTCCGCATGTTCCCGCGTTATCGTTCTCGACCCGATCTATGATCGTTTCATTGAACGACTCGTCAAAGCATGTCAGGACATCAAAATCGGTCGTTCCGAAGATCCTGAAAACTACATGGGGCCTCTTGCAGACGCTTCGTGTCAGACAACTGTTATGGATTACATCAAACTCGCTGAAGAAGAAGGAACAATCCTTCTCAAGCGTGAAGATCATCCAGCAGAAGGTGCATACGTTCCACTGACCATCGTAGGCGACATCAAGCCGGATGACCGGATCGCACAAGAAGAAATATTCGGACCTGTGCTCGCAATTCTACGTGCAGCATCCTTCGATGAAGCACTCGATATTGCAAACGGTACTCGCTTTGCCCTCACAGGCGGTGTGTTCTCCCGTTCACCAGAGCATCTCGAACAAGCACGAAAAGAATTCCGCGTCGGTAACCTTTACCTCAACCGCAACAACACTGGTGCACTCGTTGAGCGTCAGCCGTTCGGTGGGTTCAAAATGTCCGGTGTCGGCTCCAAAACCGGTGGCCCAGACTATCTCCTTCAATTCCTCGATCCGCGTGTGGTTACAGAAAACACCATGCGCCGTGGCTTCGCGCCTATCGAAGAGGATGATGACTGGATTTAG
- a CDS encoding FAD-binding and (Fe-S)-binding domain-containing protein: MHVTPHTAFYNDLLSVIPKQRIYKDPLQVLAYGTDASFYRLIPKMVVDAESEEEVLHVLQLADTHRVAVTFRAAGTSLSGQGISDSVLVRIGDSWRNYRITENATRFIVQPGLIGSQANRALLPFGRKIGPDPASIDSAKIGGIVANNASGMCCGVAENSYKTLHSMRLALYDGTLLDTACENSKKAFAEKHPEVVKGLESIRERVMADKSLSGLISKKFKIKNTTGYSLNAIVDFDDPYEILQHLMVGSEGSLGFISEVTYRTVIEPKYKATTLAMFPSLQDACLATMELKKQPVSAVELMDERSLRSVSDKPGMPDSIKDIAKGTTSLLIETASNDPFEIEQQVLAIVASIDHINKLEPVEFCHDPIQCAKFWAVRKGLFPAVGAVRDTGTTVIIEDVAFPPESFAEGVARLDELLKKYKYDLAIMFGHALEGNLHFVFTQDFNIASEIDRYQGFMDEVCTMVATEYKGSLKAEHGTGRNMAPFVELEWGKQAHDLMRELKELLDPYNLLNPGVIINDDPRAHLTALKPLPAAHDIVDKCIECGFCEPICPSANVTFTPRQRITSLRELHRLKDIPEEQHRLKKMWAEFNYLAMETCATDGLCHTRCPVDINTGTMIKDLRAQKASSFANTAADWVGRNFSTVAKGVQGALTGANLAHRLLGTRVMDSGANVLRVVSMKKIPLWNKEMPTSAGPIKPVPINDGNPDKVVYFPSCISRTMGPSKGDPETTDIPQKTIQLLLKAGYEVLFPSNMKNLCCGQAFASKGYTAQGETKSKELSDALLDSSENGKYPVLCDTSPCLHRMLDHMDKRLTLYDPIRFCLECLPEKLEFVKLPRKVAIHPTCTVREMNLVEPLVQLANMCAEKVVLPDDVYCCGFAGDRGFSFPELNKAALADLPKQVEDCDEAYSTSRTCEVGLSLHSGLKYRNIMYLVDDATVVKKG; encoded by the coding sequence ATGCATGTAACGCCGCATACAGCTTTTTATAATGACTTACTGTCTGTAATTCCAAAACAAAGAATTTATAAAGATCCGTTACAGGTTCTGGCGTACGGAACAGACGCCAGTTTTTACCGCCTTATTCCAAAAATGGTTGTAGATGCAGAATCTGAAGAAGAAGTGCTGCATGTCCTCCAGCTTGCGGATACTCATAGGGTCGCCGTAACATTTCGTGCTGCTGGAACCAGTCTTTCTGGTCAAGGTATATCTGATTCAGTTCTGGTACGAATCGGTGACTCTTGGAGAAATTACCGCATCACAGAAAATGCGACTCGCTTCATTGTTCAACCGGGGCTTATCGGTAGTCAGGCGAACAGGGCGTTATTGCCGTTCGGCAGAAAAATCGGTCCGGACCCTGCATCGATCGATAGCGCAAAAATTGGTGGTATTGTTGCCAACAACGCCTCCGGTATGTGTTGTGGCGTAGCTGAAAACAGCTATAAAACTCTTCATAGTATGCGGCTTGCCTTGTATGACGGCACACTGCTTGATACCGCGTGTGAAAATAGCAAGAAAGCTTTCGCTGAAAAGCATCCGGAAGTGGTGAAAGGGCTTGAAAGTATTCGTGAACGCGTAATGGCAGACAAAAGTTTGTCTGGTCTCATATCCAAAAAATTCAAAATTAAAAACACCACAGGTTACAGTCTGAACGCGATCGTCGACTTTGATGATCCGTACGAAATTTTACAGCACCTCATGGTAGGTTCTGAAGGTTCGCTAGGATTCATATCAGAAGTCACCTACCGAACGGTTATTGAACCTAAATACAAAGCTACCACGCTTGCCATGTTCCCAAGCTTGCAGGATGCATGTCTTGCAACAATGGAATTGAAAAAGCAGCCAGTATCGGCTGTAGAGCTTATGGACGAACGTTCATTACGCTCCGTAAGTGATAAGCCGGGGATGCCGGATTCAATTAAAGATATCGCCAAAGGCACGACATCACTTTTAATCGAAACTGCTTCAAATGATCCATTTGAAATTGAACAGCAGGTGCTGGCAATTGTCGCGTCCATTGACCATATTAATAAACTTGAGCCTGTGGAATTCTGCCATGATCCAATTCAGTGTGCGAAATTCTGGGCAGTACGTAAGGGCTTGTTCCCAGCCGTTGGTGCCGTTCGAGATACAGGAACCACTGTTATTATCGAGGACGTAGCCTTCCCGCCGGAAAGCTTTGCAGAAGGCGTAGCGCGTCTTGATGAGTTGCTGAAAAAGTACAAGTACGATTTGGCAATTATGTTTGGTCACGCGCTGGAAGGAAACTTGCATTTTGTTTTCACACAGGACTTCAACATAGCGTCAGAGATTGACCGGTACCAAGGGTTTATGGATGAAGTTTGTACTATGGTAGCAACCGAGTACAAAGGTTCGCTTAAAGCAGAACACGGAACAGGGCGTAACATGGCGCCGTTCGTAGAGCTAGAGTGGGGTAAGCAGGCGCATGATCTTATGCGTGAGCTTAAAGAATTGCTCGATCCATACAACTTGCTGAACCCGGGCGTAATCATTAACGACGATCCGCGTGCGCATCTGACAGCACTCAAACCGTTGCCAGCCGCTCATGACATTGTGGATAAATGTATTGAGTGTGGATTCTGTGAACCAATCTGTCCATCCGCAAACGTAACATTTACTCCGCGTCAGCGAATCACAAGTCTGCGCGAGTTACACCGGCTTAAAGATATTCCGGAAGAACAGCATCGACTGAAAAAAATGTGGGCAGAGTTCAACTACCTTGCCATGGAAACCTGTGCGACAGATGGGTTGTGTCATACCCGTTGTCCTGTAGATATCAATACAGGAACCATGATTAAGGATTTACGCGCACAAAAAGCATCCTCTTTTGCAAACACTGCAGCAGATTGGGTAGGGCGCAATTTCAGCACCGTAGCCAAAGGCGTGCAAGGAGCACTTACAGGTGCAAACCTCGCGCACCGCCTGCTCGGCACCCGCGTAATGGATTCTGGAGCAAACGTACTTCGTGTTGTTTCCATGAAAAAAATTCCGCTTTGGAATAAAGAGATGCCAACGAGCGCTGGCCCTATCAAGCCTGTGCCGATCAATGACGGAAATCCGGATAAAGTTGTCTACTTCCCAAGCTGTATAAGCAGAACAATGGGGCCGTCAAAAGGTGATCCAGAAACAACAGATATTCCGCAGAAAACAATTCAGCTCCTTTTAAAAGCTGGATACGAAGTTCTGTTCCCGTCTAACATGAAGAATCTTTGCTGTGGTCAGGCGTTTGCTTCTAAAGGCTACACCGCACAAGGCGAAACAAAGTCGAAAGAGCTTTCCGATGCACTGCTGGATAGTTCAGAAAATGGCAAATATCCCGTTCTCTGCGACACCAGTCCGTGTCTGCATCGTATGCTCGATCATATGGACAAGCGTCTCACGCTCTACGATCCAATTCGTTTCTGTTTGGAATGTTTGCCAGAGAAGCTCGAGTTCGTAAAACTTCCTCGCAAAGTGGCGATTCATCCAACATGTACAGTGCGCGAAATGAATCTAGTAGAGCCGCTCGTACAGCTTGCAAACATGTGTGCAGAAAAAGTTGTGCTTCCTGATGACGTATATTGTTGTGGCTTTGCCGGTGACAGAGGCTTCTCGTTCCCAGAGCTCAATAAAGCAGCGCTAGCAGATTTACCTAAGCAAGTTGAAGACTGTGACGAAGCCTACTCAACAAGCAGAACATGTGAAGTCGGACTCAGTCTACATTCCGGCCTCAAGTACAGAAACATAATGTATCTGGTTGATGATGCGACAGTAGTTAAAAAAGGATAG
- a CDS encoding LysM peptidoglycan-binding domain-containing protein has translation MQKNSDTHKMTFQKILLLCLACMLLAACAPKPSKSTATLPVLIPDDTTMISELVELEVGGEPADEVVDVQVPPADDAEPLSSEEIEALETRLNIDIEMDESDRKVVEQYFKYFTHRGRKTFQRYLARCGMLLPHATEIFKEKGLPEEIVYLAFVESGFNAKAYSRVGAAGVWQFMPYTGRVYGLHQNWWIDERRDPYKSASAAADYLLKLYNDFGDWYLAIAAYNAGEGKIGRAIKKTGAESFFELTQKNHKLSYRARLRKETKHYVPKFLAVVKIMRNLEKLGFEPVNEIPCENVTPIQVKGGTDLLALSNDLNLKWRAFSDMNTAFRRQVSPPDYVSTVYVPSNKASKATAFLESDKSRPYAGWLAYKVRKGDSWYRIGRRHGVPISVLKKINNRKSNLLRPGQRLMIPGSNSTQVAWRSPRAKTRAIAQKRGNYIVQKGDTLYDISRATGVSVKTLLSANGLRSAKRLRAGSKLYIPNQSKTTVAKRSSSKKSTKTVAYQVRRGESVWTIAKKFGVSYKDVLRWNRLSKRSILRPGDNLKIYAN, from the coding sequence ATGCAGAAAAACTCTGATACTCACAAAATGACTTTCCAAAAGATTCTTCTTTTGTGCCTTGCGTGCATGTTGCTTGCAGCATGTGCACCTAAACCGAGCAAGAGCACGGCCACACTGCCAGTTCTTATTCCGGATGATACTACCATGATTTCAGAGCTTGTTGAGCTTGAAGTCGGTGGTGAACCGGCAGATGAAGTTGTGGATGTGCAGGTACCGCCTGCAGATGACGCAGAGCCATTATCCAGTGAAGAGATTGAAGCGCTTGAAACTCGCCTTAACATCGATATTGAGATGGATGAGAGTGATCGTAAGGTCGTTGAGCAGTATTTCAAGTATTTCACTCACAGAGGTCGCAAAACATTCCAGCGCTACCTTGCCCGTTGTGGCATGTTGCTTCCACATGCAACCGAGATTTTTAAAGAAAAAGGTCTACCAGAAGAGATTGTATATCTGGCCTTTGTTGAAAGTGGATTCAACGCAAAAGCATACTCCCGAGTTGGAGCTGCTGGTGTTTGGCAGTTTATGCCGTACACAGGTAGAGTCTATGGTTTACACCAGAACTGGTGGATTGACGAGCGACGTGACCCTTACAAATCCGCATCTGCCGCCGCAGATTATCTTCTAAAATTATATAACGATTTCGGGGACTGGTACCTCGCTATTGCTGCATACAATGCAGGCGAGGGCAAGATTGGTCGTGCTATTAAAAAAACCGGCGCAGAAAGCTTCTTTGAATTAACACAAAAAAACCACAAGCTAAGTTACCGTGCAAGACTTCGCAAAGAAACTAAACATTACGTTCCTAAGTTTCTTGCTGTCGTGAAGATCATGCGTAACCTCGAAAAACTCGGTTTTGAGCCTGTTAACGAGATCCCTTGTGAAAACGTCACACCAATTCAGGTAAAGGGCGGTACGGATCTACTTGCTCTTTCTAATGATCTTAATCTTAAATGGCGTGCATTCTCTGACATGAACACTGCGTTCCGTCGTCAGGTAAGCCCGCCAGACTATGTGTCGACTGTTTATGTACCATCGAATAAAGCCTCTAAGGCTACTGCCTTCCTTGAAAGCGATAAATCCCGACCTTACGCTGGTTGGCTTGCTTACAAGGTGCGCAAAGGTGATTCCTGGTACCGTATTGGTCGAAGACATGGTGTACCGATTTCGGTACTTAAAAAGATCAACAACCGCAAAAGTAATTTGCTGAGACCGGGACAGCGCTTGATGATTCCCGGCAGTAACTCAACACAGGTTGCATGGCGCAGTCCGCGTGCTAAAACCCGTGCAATTGCGCAGAAACGCGGCAATTACATCGTTCAGAAGGGTGATACCTTGTATGATATCTCCCGCGCTACTGGTGTGAGTGTAAAAACACTCCTGTCAGCAAACGGTTTACGTTCCGCTAAGCGACTTCGTGCCGGTAGCAAGCTGTACATCCCGAACCAGTCTAAGACTACTGTTGCTAAGAGATCATCTAGCAAGAAAAGTACTAAGACTGTAGCGTATCAGGTTCGCAGAGGTGAATCTGTATGGACCATCGCTAAAAAGTTTGGCGTATCATATAAAGATGTTCTCCGTTGGAACAGACTGAGCAAACGCTCTATTCTTCGTCCTGGTGATAATCTGAAAATTTACGCGAACTAG
- a CDS encoding RNA methyltransferase: protein MSDNYDENTDGILPGVKPVTEQLASSPEQVDSVLIRKDKRGPEITKITDLCKKSKIRFMFVQDPTLNKLFEGNHQGVIAKIFKAGFKSEEEVLTEALEAELPLVVVLDQIQDPGNAGTLARTVYGIGAGGMIVHKHNASFLGAAAAKVSAGALGKLAVAKATNISRTLELAKEMGYFVYGAESKEGAENLFKAKLHTPAILVLGNEEKGIRPNVAKRLDVSLFIPMAHGFDSLNVAQAGAMILSQFYAASCD from the coding sequence ATGAGCGACAATTACGACGAAAACACCGATGGCATCCTTCCTGGCGTAAAACCAGTAACCGAACAACTTGCGTCTTCACCAGAGCAAGTTGACTCCGTGCTCATCCGTAAAGATAAGCGCGGGCCGGAAATCACAAAAATTACTGATCTGTGCAAAAAAAGCAAAATTCGTTTTATGTTTGTACAGGACCCTACTTTGAACAAATTGTTCGAAGGGAACCATCAGGGCGTTATCGCAAAAATATTTAAAGCAGGCTTTAAGTCTGAAGAAGAAGTTCTCACAGAAGCATTGGAAGCAGAATTACCACTTGTTGTTGTTCTGGACCAAATTCAGGATCCAGGTAACGCGGGAACACTCGCTCGTACCGTTTATGGAATTGGCGCTGGCGGTATGATTGTTCACAAACACAATGCTTCTTTTCTGGGCGCAGCCGCTGCAAAAGTTTCTGCCGGCGCACTTGGCAAACTGGCAGTTGCAAAAGCCACTAATATTTCTCGCACATTAGAACTTGCAAAAGAGATGGGCTATTTTGTGTACGGTGCAGAATCAAAAGAAGGCGCAGAAAATTTGTTTAAAGCCAAATTACACACGCCTGCAATTTTAGTATTAGGAAACGAAGAAAAAGGTATCCGCCCGAATGTCGCCAAGCGACTGGATGTATCTCTGTTCATCCCTATGGCTCATGGCTTCGATTCGCTCAACGTAGCGCAAGCTGGTGCCATGATCCTTTCTCAATTTTATGCTGCAAGTTGTGATTAA